From the Coffea eugenioides isolate CCC68of chromosome 1, Ceug_1.0, whole genome shotgun sequence genome, the window TCAGCAATACCAATCTGATTCATGAAAACCAGTACATTCAATTTTAACCTTGCACTGCTGCAAGGAAGGTCTCGTTTTGGAGTACATTCACaagcatctttttttttcctcatctTTCTTATTTGTAGTTATTATCAATAGAAACCAGTGCACCTCCTTTTCAAGCAATCTTGCTAAAGCACCATGCATGGTAAGTAGACAAGTCTTAATCATGCCTTCAGAATATTCAACTGATAAAAAATATTTGACCATTGTAACTTAAATAGAGAGCTTCATATATGATATCAGATATGCCTAGAGCTTAACTGCCGATACAAAGCTTCTGAATGTGAATGGAGATCATAAAATGATCAGCTCATGATTCTAGGACAGTGCACAACTTTTTCCTGTGGCATCATTGAAATTATTGTCATGGTAATACTACCATCTATTCATTGCTGAATCCGAGTACCAACTCAGGCTGCTCTGATCCAACAATAAACTACTGAATTCACAATTATGCAGAAGCAACTTCATGTTCATATAAATCAGGTTTAAGCAGTAATAGTCCTGTTCCGCCAGGACTTTAAACTTGACTCCCATACTTCATAGATGCTATTTATTCGGGAAGACCTTAAGCTTTTCTGTAACACCTTTTATATCAAAAGCAGAATGACAAAAATAAACCGGAAGCCAATAAGAATAGGcttcaagatattaatttaCCCTCAGGTGAATCAGTGGCAGCAACGCCAGGTTTAAGCTGCTTACAATTAATGAAATACCGCTTATCTTTGGATAagtgaaacaaaaaatgaacaaGCCAAGGCGCTCAGGAAATACTTAGCAAAGTTCTGCTACTACATCTTTTGGAATGATCTGCACCATTTGATTTTACTGTTATGCGAGAATATTAGGACTTATGGCAACCTACGAGGGAAGGATTCATCTTGTTACATGTTATAGGTTGGAAGGCAAAATGAGGAAAAAGGCAAGGCGTGTGACTCTCTGCAACTTTGCCTACAGTTTAGCCAAATATAATCAAATCAATTCTCATTCCACTAGATATATAAGTTTAGGAAGTACAGTTTTATCAAGGTTTCAACAGGATTTGCAAGAAGACTTCGGGGGATTTCTAACTAAATATCCTAATTATTTTATAAGAATCAAACTTGTCAACAACACGACTCATTTCAGAATCagaaaaagcaaataaaatcGGGACAGAAAAGAATATACCAAAGGTAATTCTGCTCCCAGGTACTGCAAAAGCAGCAACACCAGGTTTGAGGCGCCTTTGATCAATAAATGTACCATTTGTGCTGTCCAAATCTGTGATCACAAGACTCTTTTCTGCCTTCTCAATCCTGGCATGCACAGCAGATACTGTTTTTTCCCGTGTGAACACACAGGTTGATACATGCAATAGCAAATATTAGTTCAGAAATCACGTAACTCTTTAGGTATATAGTCTTCAAACAATTGAATCCTGAGAAAATTTATAGCAGTCTATTTCTCAAGATCTGAAACTACTGTGGCTAGTGAGGACTAAGAAAGTGATATAGGCCTAATGCATAGATGCACGCAATAATAATCTTTGAAGTGCACCAGGATTTAAGATCTCCAAAACTAAAATTTCAAAGTCTGAGTAATCACATAGACAAAACTTCGCGATGAATCAGATCTCGTGAAGAAACTAAAACCATGTAAATTACCATATTATTGTTTTCAtcttatagtttaaaaaggaaagGTGCTATTATGTTTCATTACTAGTCATGCTCTGGAAAAATCAAATGAACATCATAAGATGTAAGTATCAACTGCAAAGATTAGGTAAGGAATTCGTAAAAGAGCTTAAGCCCTGGTGAATATGAATACCTGTTGGGACGGGAATGGCCACATCTACCTTGTCAGCAGTGCGTCCTATGGTAATCACACTCTGAATCATAGCAAAAAATTTCCATCAATATCTTATCATGATAAACACTCAAAAGCTGACAATTCATATACTTACAGAAGCTATCTCAAATGCATTTGGCATTGCAATCTTTTCACCTAGGTGCTTTGTATCACCGTCACCTAATACATCACAAAGTAGTCATCTGAAATTATCAAATTGCTGTCTAATGAACAAATATAATTACTCGAGGGTAGCTAAAAGCTCTTTCTTATACCTACAAACACTAAAAACTAATCCATAATGTTCAAAACTCACGAAATATACTGGCATCGATATTTTTCAAAACCTTCACACCAGGTAATTAAACAAATTCAGCAAGAAAGAAAGCTGATAGCGACAGAAACAGTTCAACGCACAAGCTATAAGACTACAATTAATCCCAGCAAGGAAAGCAAATGAAAGCAATTAAGCATTTGGCTATAAGACAGGTTCTATTGATAATTTTTAGCATTTGTTGAGAAGACAGTTTTCACACCAGGTAATTAAACAACGGAAAAAGTTCTAGGCAGAAGCTACAAGACTTCGATTGATCCTAACAAAGTAAGCATATGAAACAATTAAACAACACCATGAGACAGTTTCATTAATTACTCTTCAGCATAAGATTTCATCATCTAGAACAATAATTTCAATGATTGCCTGTGCTAAATTGCCTTGATCACTGAACAAAAAACCAAAAGGGAAGATAGATTATTAACCTATAGGTTCAAGAATCCATTTCTCAACAACATTTGTTGAACTGCTATCAGCTCCAGAAGCATAAATGGCTCCCAAGTTTCTCAACTGCTTAGCACCACATTGCAGCTTTCTAGGCAAACAATTAAAATTATGGGACAAAACATTAGCTCTGGATGGGAATACTAAAGCTGGAGATAAAGGTTTAGGAAGAAGCTTAACATAGGAAAGAGACTCAGTATTTACTATAATTTCCATATggtctgattttttttttcttgaaatttttttgttcaatttttggACAGttagaaaagaaagcaaattgGCCAAATTGTTTGTGTCAGAACTTTCTTATATGTGTGTGGAGTTTTGAATAAAGTGGTGCCATTGCTGATCTTAGCATATGCGGTAATACACGTGGCTTACATTACATGCAGGGATGGAGATTTCGGATAACACGAAATTTGAGGGCACCTTTGGAAACGTCATTCTTATTTTCTGTTCTTGGTTTTTGGCTTTTTGCTTGTTGAATTTCTACAGAAGTTCACCATaaaagatttcttttttttcaccttTTCTGAGATTAATTAATACTTGTTTTCTTATTTGGCCTTTTGAATCTTTTAACTAGTGATGGTTTTTTACAGTggaattatatttttttttaaaaaaaattaataggGAGGGGGTAAGATTTAAGAAACGAATAGGGGATAAAACAAATTTATTAAGTAGGGTAAACCAGTTTTATATCTGTTTTCAGGCCTTTGATGAATTAAAATTCCACATTAGATATTTCAACATCATTATCAAATAACGATTTTTGTATTCTAGGAATGGAATTTTAGGTCAAAATTTTGCCGAAGATGGTACTTCATATTTTTCAATGATGTAATAAATGATGCAAAAAACTGGAAGGGAATTTGCCGAATAAAATATAAGGACCAGAAAGGGGCAATATGCGATTGATCGTTAATGTAATTAAGTTTTTGATGAACCCTTTTTTGTTAATGATTTCAAGTGTTGTAAATACTAGCTAGTAATTTCTTGTTTAATATTTTCGgcgaattttaaaaaaaaattgtatacaaaattattattatttagatGAACGAGATCAatttttatataccaaattatGATTAGTTAGAAGAACAGGATCAACTTTAATTTAACAGATTCGATATAATTGTTATTGCAAGATGCCTTCCTAAATcactagtgattttttttttccctttctaattattacctacttcaaaaatgcaagagaaaAAAATTACTAGATGCTTATATAATCCGTAATTGTTCttctttggaaaaaaaaaaaaggaaaaaggcagAATGCATCAAGAAGtctttaaaaatatatagaaggtaaaaaaaaaaaatgcaatggTTGCATGATTGCATCATCCAAGTTTCAGCATAACAA encodes:
- the LOC113782037 gene encoding uncharacterized protein LOC113782037 — encoded protein: MEIIVNTESLSYVKLLPKPLSPALVFPSRANVLSHNFNCLPRKLQCGAKQLRNLGAIYASGADSSSTNVVEKWILEPIGDGDTKHLGEKIAMPNAFEIASSVITIGRTADKVDVAIPVPTVSAVHARIEKAEKSLVITDLDSTNGTFIDQRRLKPGVAAFAVPGSRITFGDVHLAVFRVSKLEVEEPSNEPEAEAKVEEGADSN